A DNA window from Bacillota bacterium contains the following coding sequences:
- a CDS encoding Hsp20/alpha crystallin family protein — MNLVPWNPFRDLDLGREMSSFLENSPFSFLGRHSSPRVDVYQTEKEVIIKAEIPGVSKDDLDVFIDENSIRLSGQTRKDERYKDENMYRSERFYGSFARAIPLPAEVKPDQARAEYKEGILSVIIPRMEPSKMKGRRIDIQ; from the coding sequence GTGAATCTTGTTCCCTGGAACCCTTTCAGAGATCTGGATCTGGGTAGGGAAATGAGTAGCTTTCTGGAAAATTCACCTTTTTCCTTCCTGGGCCGGCACTCCTCACCCCGCGTTGATGTTTACCAGACCGAAAAAGAGGTGATCATCAAAGCTGAAATACCCGGTGTTTCCAAGGATGACCTTGATGTTTTCATCGATGAGAATTCGATCCGCCTCTCCGGGCAAACAAGGAAAGATGAACGCTACAAGGATGAAAATATGTATCGAAGCGAAAGGTTTTACGGCAGTTTCGCACGTGCCATCCCCCTGCCCGCCGAGGTGAAACCTGATCAAGCCCGGGCCGAATACAAGGAAGGAATCCTGTCCGTCATCATTCCCAGGATGGAACCTTCAAAAATGAAGGGAAGGCGAATTGATATCCAGTAA
- a CDS encoding TOBE domain-containing protein yields the protein MQVSGRNKLTGSVVQVTPGTVNAEVQLDIGGGNLIVGIITRHSLEKMQIKVGDRATALIKASSVMFMK from the coding sequence ATGCAGGTCAGCGGTAGAAACAAATTGACCGGCAGTGTCGTGCAAGTAACCCCGGGCACCGTCAATGCAGAGGTACAACTGGATATCGGCGGTGGAAATCTGATCGTAGGCATAATTACCAGGCATTCCCTTGAAAAAATGCAGATCAAAGTGGGTGATCGGGCCACGGCTTTGATCAAGGCCAGTTCGGTCATGTTCATGAAGTAA